Below is a window of Mycoplasma sp. 2045 DNA.
TTTAGAAATTCCTTGAAAAGAGCAAACTGGTTATGAAGCTGACGATTTAATCGGCACTTATGTTAAAAATGTCGCTCAAGGAGAAGAGAAAATTATCTTTTCAAAAGATAGAGACTTACATCAATTAATTGATGAACACACATCAGTTATTATTAAGAGACCTAAAAAAAATAAATTCGATTTATTAACATTAGATATTTATCCTGAAGAATATGGAATTTATCCAAATCAAGTTTCTGATTATAAAGGTTTAGCAGGAGATAGCAGCGATAACTTGCCAGGTATTAAAGGTATTGGAGAAAAAACTGCTATCAGTATTCTTGATAAATACAAAAGTTTCATTAATTTATATGAACAAAAAGATACTTGAGCTGATAATTTTACAAAATCAATTATTACAAAATTAGAATCTGGATATGACCAAGGGCTATTCTGTTATAAAATGGCTCAGTTATATACAAATGTTCCAGATTTTAATAAATCAAAAGATAACTACTTATTAAAACTTAATCTACAAAATGCAATGTCTATTCTTGATGAACTTGAATTAGTTAGATTAAAAGAAAGTATGCTAAATTATGATAGCAATAGTAGGTAAAATTTGCTCTGGTAAAACTTACTTTTTAAATACTGCAAGAGAATTAGGTTACAAAACATTAAATCTTGATGAATTTGTAAACGATTTATATGAAAAAAATACTGATTTTATCAACAAAATTAACAATAAAATCGGTAGTTTTTTAATCAAAAATAATCAAGTTTGAAAACCTTTTATTAAGCAATGGGTAAGTTTAAATCCAAATAACTTAAAAATACTTGAAAAGTATGTTTTTGAAGTAATTTTTGAGCACCTTAAATCAAATCAGTACGATTTTGTAGAAATACCAATTTTATATACAAAAATAGTCGATTTTTCAATCTTTTTCTCTACGGTCTATCATATGCAAATAGATGAAGAAAATAGGTCAAAATTCTTAAAAATTAGGGGTGTGGATAACTTCACAAAAGAAATTTTAGACAACCAAAACAACTACAATTGAGACACAAAAGATTTTTTTAGGTCAAAAAAGGTTGTGCATATCCCTATTAATATTAGAGATAGTAAAGAAAAAATAAAAGAATTTTTGGAGCTAAAAAAATAAGTAAGTAAAATTAGAGTACCCAAAATTTCAAACACAAGAAAAAACAGGAGGAAGCACCGATGATTTATCAATATTTCGCAGTTGAAAAAGTTAACGAAATAACAATGGAGGACCTTAGTAATTTACGTGAATTTTACGGTCCATTTTTAGGTGCTGACCCTGTTTTTCTTTACCAATATTTATTAGATATTGTTAAAGATAGCAAATACAAAAGAAGTAGCTATGATTTTTTAACTCTAACTACATTCTTAAATATGCACGAAAACAGATTAAATCAAGCTAGATTACAACTTGAAGCCGTTGGTTTAATTGATACTTTAAGAGATGATGAACAAAAAATCACTATCTTTAGTATTCAAAAACCACTTAATGCAGCTGGTATTAAAAATAACCATTTAATTTCAGAAATGTTGAAATCTAAAATTGGTGATACATACTTCAAAATTAAAGTTAATAATAGATTGAAAAAATCAAACATCATCGAAACACCACACATCCAAGATGTTTCAGCAAGTTTCTTTGATGTATTTAATAATGAGAATGAGCAAGCTCAATATCCAAAGAATGAATTTGTTGACAATTTAATTAATTTAGGTAAATTAAGACAACAAAATGCTGATTTTGCACCAGTTGATTTTTCTATGTTAGAACCTATTAGCTTATTAAATGAATATAAGTATTCAAATAAATATGAAGCTTTAATTAAATTAAGCACAAGAGATTTCTATAAATCAATTTCATATGGTTTCAGAAATGAAAAAATTGAAAACAAATTAGATGAATGAATTAGTAAATTTACTGACTCAAAAATCATTAACTATGTTTTATATATTTCTAAAGAAAAATCTTCAACTCCTAACGAGTGATTTAAACATGCGAACTCAATGATGGTTGAAATTAAAAATGCAGGTCTTATGAGATTTGACACAATCGAAACTTATTTTGATGGAAAATTTAAAGATCAAAAAGAACAAAAAATTTTCCATGAAAAAGAAGCTTTCAAGAATGCTCTTAAACATTAATTGGAGACTTAATTAATGACAAAGAATAATCAAAATCTAGATTGAAGAATTTTTCTAGATAAAAACTTGAAAATAGATCCTGCACAGATTATTGCTGATATTAAGAAAAAAGAAATATTAGCACAACTAATTGATGAATTAAATATCTCAGATAAGGAAATTTGAGATTATTTTGTTCATTTAATTGATTACTATAAACAAAGAACTGTCGATAAAAATCTACCTATTAGAAATTATTTTTTAAGAGATGAAAATGGTAAATTGCAGTTAGTTAGAAAAATAGCAAATAATGATGAAGGTAGAAAATTAAGATTAGAAAATCACTTAATTTTCACAGACATCAGTGAACCAATTAATGATGAAGTTATTGAAAATGTAGTTATAAATGATGAAGACTATATTGACTTACACAAATATGTAGAAGAGTTAAAGGTAAAATTAAAAGAACACAATGAACTATCAATGAAGGGTCTTTTAATTTCTGGAGTAAGAAAATCTCAAAGAAGTAATTTACTTTCAAGAATCGCAAACTCTTTTGCATTAGATAACAAAACTGTTGCTTACATCAATATAAATGATTTGGACCAAGAAATCAAAAAAACATTTGATAAGAAAAACTCAAATGACATTGATTTTATTAAAAAACAACTTAGTGAAGTTGATTTGTTAGTTTTAGATGAAATTGGACTTAAAAACTTAAGTATTTGATTCTGAGATTCAGTAATTATGGAAATTTTAGAACAAAGATCAATCAATAATAAAATTACTTTCTTTGGAACATACTTTACATCTGAAAAAATGTTTACACACTTAAAAGAAATTAATGAAAATAGTAAATCAACGACTAAATTAACTGAACAAATGCTTACTAAAATTGTTGAAGTTATGAGAGAGCTAATTTACAAGGAAATCTCAATCGGATAGGAGAAAAATGAATAAAACAAAAATTTTATTAGCAGGAACACCCGAGTTCTCGGTTCCTATTTTTGAAGAAGTTATCAAAAACTTTGACGTTGTAGGAATTGTTTCGCAACCTGATAAACCAGCAAATAGAGGTTATGCACTTTTACCTACCCCTACAAAATTATTAGCTCAAAAATATAACATTAGACTTTTTCAACCTGAAAAAATCGGACAAATTTATGACGAACTTAAAGAATTAGATTTTGATATTTTACTAACTTGTGCTTTTGGTCAATATGTTCCTGAAAAAGTTTTAGCTCTTCCAAAATTAGCTTCAATTAATATTCACGGTTCGCTGTTACCTAAATATAGAGGTGCTGCGCCTATTCAATATTCACTTCTTTATGGAGATAAAGAAACCGGACTTTCATTAATGTATATGACAAAACAAATGGATGCAGGTAACATTATTAAAATGGTTTCAATTCCAATAGAAGACACAGACACATCTGATACATTGTTTGTAAAATTATCAAAATTAGCTACTGAAAATATAACAAAATGACTTGTAGACTATGTTAAAGGTGATTTTGAGGAAATTGTTCAAGATGAAGATAAAGTCATTTTAAGTCCAAAATTATTAAAAGAAGATGCACTCTTAACAAGTGATTTAACAGTTGAACAAGCATTTAATAAAATCAGAGCATTCTCATCGAACCCAGGTGCTTATGTTATTTTAGATAACAAAAGAGTCAAAATTTATTATGCTACAAAACACAAAGTTCCAAATGGATTACCACTTCAATTCACTGATGGAAAATTATGAGCAGTTGATTATCAATTTGAAACTAAAAAACGTGTTAGATTAAATTACTAAACTTGATTAATTTCAAGTTTTTTTATTTGCCTCATCTAAATATGTTTACATATTTAAAGTATAATTATAAAGTATGAAAAAGATAAAAGTATCATTAACTATTAATTCGAAAATCAAAGATGCAATTATTTTCGAAAAAGAAATGAAGCAGATTATCAAAAATTTTGCAGAATACTTCGGTATCAAAAAACAAATCATTGTTGATGTTTCATTAGTTTCTCCTCAAAAAATTAAGAGATTAAACAAAGAATACAGAAACAAAGATTACGTAACTGACATCCTTTCATTTGGATTTGATGATAGTTCTATGTATGATGAACTTCCGTTTATTCATCTTGGAGAGTTAGTTATCTGTTGAAACAAAGTTGTAAGACAAGCAAAATATTTTGGACACTCAATTAAAAGAGAATTCTGTTACTTATTCACTCACGGATTAGTCCACTTAGCTGGATATGATCATGAAATTGAAGACGAAAGAATACAAATGAATAAAATTGTTGATGATATTTTTAATCCTTTAAAAATAACAAGGAAAGAAGGTACAAATATGACATTTGAAAAATTAAAAGATTTACTTAAATATACTTATACACCATATTCAAAATTCCCAGTAGCTGCAATTTTGATTGGAGAAGATGGAAAAGAATATTATGGAGTTAACGTTGAAAACGCTGCTTATCCATCAGGTTTATGTGCTGAAAGAAGTGCTATGTTTGGTTCAGTAGCATACGGTGGAAAAGTTGGGGCATTTAAAGAAATTCACATTATTAGTGGAAAAAATGAAATCATTAGCCCTTGTGCTGGATGTAGACAAGTTATGACTGAATTTATGCCTCTTGATGCGAAAGTTTACCAATACAGTAATGATGGAAAACAATTAAGAGTTAACACAGTTGAAGAATTAGTTCCATACAGCATCAGAGCTGAAGAAATTACAATTAAATAATTATGAGAATATGTTTTGCAAGTATTTTAGGAAGACCAAACGTAGGTAAAAGTAGTCTTCTTAATGCTATTATCGGCTACAATGTTGCAATTGTTACTAATGTAGCTCAAACAACCAGAGACCAAATTACAGGTATCTATACAGAAGATGATTTACAAATCATTTTCATTGATACACCTGGTATCCATAAACCACAAAATAAACTTGGTGAAGCTTTAAACAAAAATGCTTATGATGCAACTAAAGACATAGATATTCTTTTATTCTTATCTCCTGCTGATGAAGCAATTGGTAAAGGTGATGAAATGATTTTAGAAAAAATCAAGCACGTAAAAAACAAGATTGCTGTTATTTCTAAGATTGACAAAATTAAAAAAGATCCTCAAAAGTTACTTGATAAAATCAAAGAGCTTAAAGAACACGGTTTTGAAACAATTATGTCTACTGATGTAAACGATCCTAAATCAATTAGCGCTTTAATTAGTGAAATTGAAAAATACGCTTACGATGGTGAAGCTCAATACGATCCTGAATACATCACAGACAAATCTATGCGTTTTATAGCGAAAGAAATCATTCGTGAATCTGCAATTAATGAGCTTTATGAAGAGCTACCTCACTCAATTGCTGTTGAAGTTCTAGAATTTGAAGAATCTGAAGACAGATTAGATATTGATGCAATTATCTATGTTAAAAAAGCTTCTCAAAAAGGTATGGTTATAGGTAAAAACGGTGAAAAAATCAAAAAAATAGGTACAGTTGCTAGAAAGAAAATTGCACATCAATTCGATATTCCTACATCATTAACTTTAAAAGTTAAGATAGCTAAAAAATGAATCGATGATGCAGATGCACTTGAAAAATTTGGTTACTCTACTAAATAATTTTTACAGTTGGTATTTGTTAATTAATACCAACTTTTTATATTATTTTTGTGTTTTATCATACCTATTATTAAAAGTTTGCTAAAATATAACTAATATAAAAAGTTATTTTTTAAGCTAAAAAATAACTAAATATTAACTTTTTATAAAATTTAAGGGGGAAATATGAAAAAAGTATTAATTTTAGATGGAAATCTTTTACAAAATGAAAAATCATACTCAACTAACATTTTAAATTACATTGAAGAGACGATTAAATCAAAAGAAAATGTATTAATCGAAAGAGTGGACTTATCAACTACAAAGCTAAATGAACATTTTTTAACTAAGCAAACATTTACAACTTATTACACAGATGTTGAATCAGATAGATGAATTCAAAAACTTAAAGAAACTGATTTATTAATCATTTCAAACCCGATGATTAACTTTGGACCTAGTGTCATAGTTAAAAATTTTATCGATGCTATTTCAGTTGCTAATAAAACATTTAGTTACAAATACTCAAAGAAAGGTGATGCAATTCCTTTATTAACTAACTTAAATACAGTTATAGTTTCAACTCAAGGTGCACCACAGGGTTGATACACTTGAGGCAATCACTCTGATTGATTAAAAGGAACATTTAAATTCTTAACAGGTAATGATTCAAAAGAAATTAAATACTTTGGAACAAAAGTTTCTCCAATTAATCAAACTGAACCAAATAACGTTGATGAACACATCAAAGAACAAGTAAATCAAATATTTAACTAATCCATCATTTGGTGGATTTTTTATATTAAATAAAAAAACATTCAGTTGCCTGAATGCTTGCATCTATAAGCCGTGTTCTGTCTAGGTCGACAATTTATCTAATGACTTAATGTCACTCCATTATTTTATTCAGTTCTAAAATAATGATTCCTCTACCAAAATTTGAGTTTCTAACTCGTGGAGTTTACCCGTTTCATATTTCTCGTCTCTGTGGCACTAGTCGTTTATACACATAATGCATAACCTAAGCTTATTTGGCTTAGCACGATCACTACCATCATCGCAGATGGTGTTAGCACGGACTTTCCTCTACATAAAATGCAGCTGTCGACTGATGCAAATATATAATAGCATTTTATTTATTTTATAGTCATAAAAATCTTAAAAATTCTTAAATTCATCTAAATTAATGAGAAAAATCATTAAACTTTTTATTATTGTTTAGTTATTTTGAAAAAACTATAAAATATTGCTAAATAAATAGGAGACATAATGAATAAAAATAAGAAAAAAGTTAGTTTTTGAGAATTGTTTTGATTTATTATCAAAGTTACTTTTATTGGATTCGGTGGAGGTAATGCCCTTTTACCAGTTATCAAAAAAGAAGCAGTTGATAATAAAAAATGAATAACTAACGAAGAAATGGATGATATTGTAATTGTTACAAATATGCTTCCAGGTGCTTCGGTTATCCAAACGCTTTCATATATATCTATAAGTCTTTTAGGTAAATTTAAGGGAACCTTAGTTACTTTATTAGGAATATTACCTCACGTAATATTTGCATTTATTTTCTTAGTTATCTTGACTAAATACATACCTAGCGAGTACTTAAAAATAATTTCAGTCGGTGTGCTTGTTTCAATTATTGCTTTTCTGATTGCATTTGCACAAAGATATATAAAGCAATCTAAACAATCACTCAAATTACCAGTTTGATTAATTATTATGCTCTTTTCAATTTGTGTTTCCTTGTTTGTTCCATCGCCTTACAATTTACCAATTTTCTCAATCGTAATTATCTTATTTGTCTTTGCTGTAGTTTTTTTAGTAAATAAAAAACACTTTATCAATAAGCAATCATTAAATAAATCACTTGAGGAAAATGGGATTACCTTCATAAAAAAAGGAGGTAAATAATGCTACTTACTGCTTTATTAGTTTGCTTACCTCTTTTAATTTTAATTTCGCTTTCAATCTTTGGTGGTGGTCAAGTTTTTATGCCAATATTCCAATGATTGTGAAACTTTTTAGCACAAGTTTTTGGAGCAAATATCGATGAAAATGCAATCAATAATGTGTTTGCAATTTCAAACACTACACCTGGTGTTGTGTCAACTAAATTTGCCTTTTTTACAGGTTACTTAGTTGCATCTGGTCAATGATGAGGTTATATAGCAGTTTTCTTAACTTATGTAATTTTCTGCTTGCCAGCTATTATCGTTATGGTAATTGCAATGAAGTATATTAAAAAATTTAAAACTAATACTTTCATTGCTAATATGTTAATCATTATGAAACCAATTGTTTCAGGAATAATTATTGCTCTTGCGATTCAATTATTCATCTCAATTTATGTACCTGAAATTTTCTTTAATTCATCTTCTAAAGGTTATGCAGGATGGTCAAACAATAATTATTTTGTGGGATACAAAAATATTCTGTTAAAAATCTATGTACCAATAGGTATTTTAGGTTCATATTACTTAGCTAAAAGAAGAATTTCTCTATTCTGAATTATTCTTATAAATATAGCAATTTCACTTATCTTATTTGCTCCTTATGCTGGATAATTAAAATCAAAAAATGAACAGTGTTTTTAATAATTACACTGTTCATTTTTAATTTCTATTTGTTTGCTTTAGCTTCTTCTCTAGAAGGTAAATCTAAAACTTCTTTTGCGACTGACATTGATTTAGCAACATCTGCTAAGTTAGGTGGAATAATGATTTTTGTAGCATGACCATTTGCAAGTTTTTCTAATTGTTCAATACTTTGTAATTGTAAGTATTCAGTTGAAATGTTTGCAGTTGTAATAAGTTCAATCGCTTGTTTCTTACCTGTCGCTCTTTCAATCATACTTTCTTTTTCTGCTTTTGCACGTAAGATTGTACTTTCATATTCTCCTTGCGCTCTAAGAATTTTACTTTCTTTTTCAGCGCTAGCTTCAAGGATTTGAGCTCTTTTGATACGTTCAGCTTGCATTTGTTTTGTCATAGCTTCTTGAACTTCTTTTGGTGGAATAATGTTTTGAATTTCAATTCTTTTTACTTTAATTCCTCAAGCATCTGAAGCTTCATCTAAGATTTTAGTTAACTTAGCGTTAATAATTTCTCTGGATGTTAATGCTTCATCAAGTTCGAGTTCCCCGATTAAGTTTCTAAGTGTTGTTGATGTTAAAAACTCAATAGCTAAAAACGGATCTTCAGCTCCATAAGCAAATAATTTTGGATCAAAGATTTTTAAATATACTGTCGTGTCCACTTGAATAGTAGCGTTATCTTTTGTAATAACGTGTTGAGCAGGGTAGTCAAAAACTTTTTCCTTAAAGTTATTTTTCACTCTGATTTTGTCAATGTAAGGAGCCATAAAGTTTACACCCTTAGTCATTGTTTTCTTGTATTTACCAAGTCTTTCAACAATGCAGAAGTTAGTTTCACTAACAATTCTCACTGAAAGACAACTTGTAATCACAAGCATTACTACAGCAAGCACTGCAACAATTATAATCACAGCAATAATAATACCAGACATATAACCTCCTTAATAATTTGGTTATTTTATATTATACTCCTTTGATTTAACTACCTTATATTATTCGAAAAGTTTGCTTAAAAATATGGAAAATTTACATAAAATTTAGGATTTTATTTTCGCAAAATAAAAGCACATAGAGTGTTTATCTATGTGCTCAAGTGTTATTGGTTAAATCCTGAGTTTCCAAGTAGGAAGCTCATTTTTTATAATTTTTAAACTCTACTTATATACTATGTATATAAGTAAAAAAACAAAAAATTCTTATTTTTTACAATGATTACAATGACAATAGTGTATAATTAAGGAATGAGCAATTACATTTTATATAAAAGAAACAACCCTAAAGGTATCTATTTAGCAATTGGGATTTCAAAAGGTTATGGTAAAGGAATTGGCGATTTAGTTGGTCTAGGCTATTGAGAAGAAATCAAAGATAAATATTCTTTGCAAAACATTGATGATTTAAAAGCAATCGCAAAATTAGTTCCATT
It encodes the following:
- a CDS encoding SPFH domain-containing protein, producing the protein MSGIIIAVIIIVAVLAVVMLVITSCLSVRIVSETNFCIVERLGKYKKTMTKGVNFMAPYIDKIRVKNNFKEKVFDYPAQHVITKDNATIQVDTTVYLKIFDPKLFAYGAEDPFLAIEFLTSTTLRNLIGELELDEALTSREIINAKLTKILDEASDAWGIKVKRIEIQNIIPPKEVQEAMTKQMQAERIKRAQILEASAEKESKILRAQGEYESTILRAKAEKESMIERATGKKQAIELITTANISTEYLQLQSIEQLEKLANGHATKIIIPPNLADVAKSMSVAKEVLDLPSREEAKANK
- a CDS encoding 5'-3' exonuclease, with translation MDKKNLHLLVDGNYLSFQSFYATYYGNPNDILRTSTGFPTNAINLFFHQLLKIFNQFNPTHIFIAFDSQGKTFRHEAFDEYKSGRASAPSELFVQMDKIKEMLTLLEIPWKEQTGYEADDLIGTYVKNVAQGEEKIIFSKDRDLHQLIDEHTSVIIKRPKKNKFDLLTLDIYPEEYGIYPNQVSDYKGLAGDSSDNLPGIKGIGEKTAISILDKYKSFINLYEQKDTWADNFTKSIITKLESGYDQGLFCYKMAQLYTNVPDFNKSKDNYLLKLNLQNAMSILDELELVRLKESMLNYDSNSR
- a CDS encoding FMN-dependent NADH-azoreductase, with translation MKKVLILDGNLLQNEKSYSTNILNYIEETIKSKENVLIERVDLSTTKLNEHFLTKQTFTTYYTDVESDRWIQKLKETDLLIISNPMINFGPSVIVKNFIDAISVANKTFSYKYSKKGDAIPLLTNLNTVIVSTQGAPQGWYTWGNHSDWLKGTFKFLTGNDSKEIKYFGTKVSPINQTEPNNVDEHIKEQVNQIFN
- a CDS encoding chromate transporter — translated: MLLTALLVCLPLLILISLSIFGGGQVFMPIFQWLWNFLAQVFGANIDENAINNVFAISNTTPGVVSTKFAFFTGYLVASGQWWGYIAVFLTYVIFCLPAIIVMVIAMKYIKKFKTNTFIANMLIIMKPIVSGIIIALAIQLFISIYVPEIFFNSSSKGYAGWSNNNYFVGYKNILLKIYVPIGILGSYYLAKRRISLFWIILINIAISLILFAPYAG
- the cdd gene encoding cytidine deaminase, with amino-acid sequence MKKIKVSLTINSKIKDAIIFEKEMKQIIKNFAEYFGIKKQIIVDVSLVSPQKIKRLNKEYRNKDYVTDILSFGFDDSSMYDELPFIHLGELVICWNKVVRQAKYFGHSIKREFCYLFTHGLVHLAGYDHEIEDERIQMNKIVDDIFNPLKITRKEGTNMTFEKLKDLLKYTYTPYSKFPVAAILIGEDGKEYYGVNVENAAYPSGLCAERSAMFGSVAYGGKVGAFKEIHIISGKNEIISPCAGCRQVMTEFMPLDAKVYQYSNDGKQLRVNTVEELVPYSIRAEEITIK
- the era gene encoding GTPase Era codes for the protein MRICFASILGRPNVGKSSLLNAIIGYNVAIVTNVAQTTRDQITGIYTEDDLQIIFIDTPGIHKPQNKLGEALNKNAYDATKDIDILLFLSPADEAIGKGDEMILEKIKHVKNKIAVISKIDKIKKDPQKLLDKIKELKEHGFETIMSTDVNDPKSISALISEIEKYAYDGEAQYDPEYITDKSMRFIAKEIIRESAINELYEELPHSIAVEVLEFEESEDRLDIDAIIYVKKASQKGMVIGKNGEKIKKIGTVARKKIAHQFDIPTSLTLKVKIAKKWIDDADALEKFGYSTK
- a CDS encoding dephospho-CoA kinase, yielding MIAIVGKICSGKTYFLNTARELGYKTLNLDEFVNDLYEKNTDFINKINNKIGSFLIKNNQVWKPFIKQWVSLNPNNLKILEKYVFEVIFEHLKSNQYDFVEIPILYTKIVDFSIFFSTVYHMQIDEENRSKFLKIRGVDNFTKEILDNQNNYNWDTKDFFRSKKVVHIPINIRDSKEKIKEFLELKK
- a CDS encoding chromate transporter → MNKNKKKVSFWELFWFIIKVTFIGFGGGNALLPVIKKEAVDNKKWITNEEMDDIVIVTNMLPGASVIQTLSYISISLLGKFKGTLVTLLGILPHVIFAFIFLVILTKYIPSEYLKIISVGVLVSIIAFLIAFAQRYIKQSKQSLKLPVWLIIMLFSICVSLFVPSPYNLPIFSIVIILFVFAVVFLVNKKHFINKQSLNKSLEENGITFIKKGGK
- the fmt gene encoding methionyl-tRNA formyltransferase, with product MNKTKILLAGTPEFSVPIFEEVIKNFDVVGIVSQPDKPANRGYALLPTPTKLLAQKYNIRLFQPEKIGQIYDELKELDFDILLTCAFGQYVPEKVLALPKLASINIHGSLLPKYRGAAPIQYSLLYGDKETGLSLMYMTKQMDAGNIIKMVSIPIEDTDTSDTLFVKLSKLATENITKWLVDYVKGDFEEIVQDEDKVILSPKLLKEDALLTSDLTVEQAFNKIRAFSSNPGAYVILDNKRVKIYYATKHKVPNGLPLQFTDGKLWAVDYQFETKKRVRLNY